One part of the Tenacibaculum sp. 190130A14a genome encodes these proteins:
- the ade gene encoding adenine deaminase: MKVQGNIVDIENKRIFKGEVEIANGKIVAVREADHSIENYILPGFVDAHIHIESSMLVPSEFAKIAVTHGTVATVSDPHEIANVLGVKGVDFMIENGKKVPLKFNFGAPSCVPATSFESAGAVIDSDDIKKMMENPDIKYLAEMMNYPGVIYQDEEVLKKIAWAKHYNKPVDGHAPGVRGEDLDKYIAAGIYTDHECFTYAEALEKLQKGMKVIVREGSAAKNFEALIDLLPEHYENMMFCSDDKHPDDLLVGHLNELCERAVAKGMDVFKVLQAACINPVKHYNLDVGLLKEGDEADFIVVEDLEKFNVIKTYIDGELVAENGKSFVKHVDFEVLNNFDTDKKEVNEFEFYSASEKIRVIEALDGELVTNEIEVDSLIKDGNLVSNTENDVLKMTVVNRYKNAEPSIAFIKNFGLKEGAIASSVGHDSHNIIAVGVSDEAICKAVNLLIENKGGICAVSNTEEKVVALPVAGIMSDKPAEEIGKAYAALDAMAKAMGSSLRAPYMTLSFMALLVIPALKLSDKGLFNGSTFQFTSVEVK; this comes from the coding sequence ATGAAAGTACAAGGAAATATAGTTGATATAGAAAACAAACGAATTTTTAAAGGAGAAGTTGAAATAGCCAATGGAAAGATAGTGGCTGTTAGAGAAGCAGATCATTCTATAGAGAATTATATATTACCTGGTTTTGTAGATGCACATATTCACATAGAAAGCTCTATGCTAGTACCTTCAGAATTTGCCAAAATAGCAGTAACACACGGTACAGTAGCTACAGTTTCAGATCCGCATGAAATTGCCAATGTATTAGGAGTAAAAGGAGTTGACTTTATGATAGAAAACGGAAAGAAAGTTCCGTTAAAATTTAACTTTGGAGCACCTTCTTGTGTACCAGCAACTTCTTTTGAAAGTGCGGGAGCGGTAATTGATTCTGATGATATCAAGAAGATGATGGAGAATCCGGATATTAAATATTTGGCAGAGATGATGAATTATCCGGGAGTTATTTATCAAGATGAAGAAGTATTAAAAAAGATAGCTTGGGCTAAACATTACAACAAACCTGTTGATGGTCATGCACCAGGAGTTAGAGGAGAAGATTTAGACAAATATATTGCTGCAGGTATTTATACCGATCACGAATGTTTTACCTATGCAGAAGCCTTAGAAAAGTTACAAAAAGGAATGAAGGTAATTGTTCGTGAAGGAAGTGCTGCTAAAAACTTTGAAGCATTGATAGATTTACTTCCTGAGCACTATGAAAATATGATGTTCTGTTCAGATGATAAGCATCCAGATGATTTGTTAGTTGGACATTTAAACGAACTTTGTGAAAGAGCAGTAGCCAAAGGAATGGATGTATTCAAAGTATTGCAGGCGGCTTGTATAAATCCTGTTAAACATTATAATTTAGATGTAGGATTATTAAAAGAAGGAGATGAGGCCGATTTTATTGTAGTAGAAGACTTAGAAAAATTCAACGTAATCAAAACCTATATTGATGGAGAGTTGGTTGCTGAGAATGGAAAATCGTTTGTTAAGCATGTAGATTTTGAAGTATTGAATAATTTTGATACCGATAAAAAGGAGGTAAACGAGTTTGAATTTTATTCTGCATCAGAGAAAATCAGAGTAATTGAAGCTTTAGATGGAGAGTTGGTAACCAATGAAATTGAAGTAGATTCTTTAATTAAAGATGGAAACCTAGTTTCTAATACTGAAAATGATGTGTTAAAAATGACGGTGGTAAATCGTTACAAAAATGCAGAGCCTTCTATAGCATTTATAAAAAACTTCGGATTAAAAGAAGGGGCTATTGCAAGTTCTGTAGGACATGATTCTCATAATATCATTGCTGTTGGAGTTTCAGACGAAGCCATTTGTAAAGCAGTAAACTTGTTAATTGAAAACAAAGGTGGAATTTGTGCCGTATCGAATACAGAAGAAAAAGTGGTTGCTTTACCTGTAGCAGGAATTATGAGTGATAAACCAGCAGAAGAAATAGGAAAGGCATATGCAGCATTGGATGCGATGGCGAAAGCTATGGGAAGTTCTTTAAGAGCGCCTTATATGACCTTGTCTTTTATGGCACTATTGGTAATACCAGCATTAAAGTTATCAGACAAAGGATTATTTAACGGAAGTACATTTCAGTTTACTTCTGTTGAAGTAAAATAA
- the pckA gene encoding phosphoenolpyruvate carboxykinase (ATP), which yields MTNLDAKTISIDNLGITDATVRYQLTSDELHDITIEKGQGEESSFGAIAVKTGEFTGRSPMDRFIVKDDITKDEIWWGDINIPFDSDKFDKLYDKVTAYLSGKEIFVRDSYACADEDYKLNIRVVNEYPWSNMFAYNMFLRPTAEELKGFSPEWTVVNAPGFMADPAVDGTRQHNFAILNFSKKVALIGGTGYTGEIKKGIFSALNFILPVFKNTLPMHCSANVGKEGDTAIFFGLSGTGKTTLSTDPNRSLIGDDEHGWTSENSVFNFEGGCYAKVIDLSQEKEPEIYGAIKRGAILENIVMDGEKNVDFNDTSITQNTRVSYPIYHIENIQTPSIGKNPKNIFFLTADAFGVLPPISRLTPGQAAYHFISGYTAKVAGTEAGVTEPQPSFSACFGAPFMPLHPTRYAEMLSEKMKETGVNVWLVNTGWFAGPYGVGDRMKLKYTRAMINAALTGGLPQEITHENYHIHSVFGLAQPRQCPGIPSELLSQRQAWNNDEEYYKTAHKLADSFRENFKKFEEYANEEILAGGPPSAK from the coding sequence ATGACAAATCTTGATGCGAAAACGATTTCGATAGACAATCTTGGTATAACAGATGCTACCGTGCGTTATCAATTGACTTCAGACGAGTTACATGATATTACAATTGAAAAAGGACAAGGAGAAGAATCTAGTTTTGGAGCAATAGCTGTTAAAACTGGAGAGTTCACAGGACGTTCTCCAATGGACCGTTTCATCGTTAAAGATGATATCACGAAGGATGAAATATGGTGGGGAGATATCAACATTCCATTTGATTCAGACAAATTTGACAAATTATACGATAAAGTAACTGCTTATCTTTCTGGTAAGGAGATTTTTGTACGTGATAGTTATGCATGTGCAGACGAAGACTATAAATTAAACATTAGAGTAGTAAACGAATATCCATGGAGTAACATGTTTGCTTATAACATGTTCTTACGTCCAACTGCAGAAGAATTGAAAGGTTTTTCTCCAGAATGGACCGTAGTAAATGCTCCAGGTTTTATGGCTGATCCAGCAGTTGATGGAACACGCCAACACAACTTTGCTATCTTAAACTTTAGTAAAAAAGTAGCTTTAATTGGTGGTACAGGATATACAGGAGAAATTAAAAAAGGAATTTTCTCTGCGTTAAACTTTATCTTACCAGTATTCAAAAATACCTTACCAATGCACTGTTCTGCAAACGTTGGTAAAGAAGGAGATACAGCTATTTTCTTCGGGTTATCAGGAACAGGAAAAACTACGTTATCTACAGATCCAAATCGTAGTTTAATTGGAGATGACGAGCATGGTTGGACTTCTGAGAATTCAGTATTCAACTTCGAAGGAGGTTGTTATGCGAAAGTAATTGACTTATCTCAAGAAAAAGAGCCAGAAATTTATGGTGCGATCAAGAGAGGAGCAATTTTAGAGAATATTGTAATGGATGGAGAAAAGAACGTAGATTTCAACGATACATCTATTACTCAAAATACACGTGTAAGTTATCCTATTTACCATATTGAGAATATTCAAACGCCATCTATAGGAAAGAATCCAAAGAATATTTTCTTCTTAACAGCAGATGCATTTGGAGTATTGCCTCCGATCTCAAGATTAACACCTGGGCAAGCAGCATATCACTTTATTTCAGGTTATACTGCAAAAGTAGCAGGTACTGAGGCAGGAGTTACTGAGCCACAACCAAGTTTCTCAGCTTGTTTTGGAGCACCATTTATGCCGTTACACCCAACTCGTTATGCAGAAATGTTAAGTGAGAAAATGAAAGAAACTGGTGTAAATGTATGGTTAGTAAACACAGGATGGTTTGCAGGACCTTATGGAGTAGGAGATAGAATGAAATTAAAGTACACGCGTGCTATGATTAATGCAGCGTTAACTGGAGGGTTACCTCAAGAGATTACTCATGAGAACTATCACATTCACTCTGTATTTGGTTTAGCACAACCAAGACAATGTCCTGGAATACCTTCAGAATTATTAAGCCAACGTCAAGCTTGGAATAATGACGAAGAGTATTATAAAACAGCACATAAGTTAGCGGATTCATTTAGAGAGAACTTCAAGAAGTTTGAAGAATATGCAAACGAAGAGATTTTAGCAGGAGGACCACCAAGCGCTAAATAA
- a CDS encoding DUF423 domain-containing protein, with protein sequence MYKNLTIASILGVIAITLGAFGAHALKSKLSPEAMQSFETAVRYQFFHVLLLLFVNMFAGFSEKQKRTISTFLIGGILLFSGSIYAIYLGGVPAKSIWFITPLGGVLLIVGWILLCLRFVEKVIKKE encoded by the coding sequence ATGTATAAAAATTTAACAATCGCATCCATCTTAGGAGTAATCGCAATAACTCTAGGAGCCTTTGGAGCACATGCATTAAAATCAAAATTGAGCCCAGAAGCTATGCAAAGTTTTGAAACGGCTGTGAGATACCAGTTTTTTCATGTGTTACTTTTACTTTTTGTAAACATGTTTGCAGGTTTTTCAGAAAAACAAAAAAGAACCATAAGTACATTTTTGATAGGGGGTATTCTATTGTTTTCAGGTTCTATTTATGCTATTTACCTTGGAGGAGTGCCTGCCAAAAGTATTTGGTTTATAACGCCTTTAGGAGGAGTTTTGTTAATTGTAGGGTGGATTTTACTATGTTTACGTTTCGTCGAAAAAGTTATCAAAAAAGAATAG
- a CDS encoding saccharopine dehydrogenase family protein has translation MRKILIIGAGRSSSSLIKYLLDKSSNENLHITIGDVSVENAQAKINNHPNATAVQLDVFNEEQRVEAIQNADIVISMLPARFHIEVAKDCVTYGKHMVTASYISKEMQALDEAAKEKGLVFMNEIGLDPGIDHMSAMQIIDRIHDHGAKMLLFESFCGGLVAPESDTNLWNYKFTWNPRNVVLAGQGGAAMFRQENTYKYIPYHKLFRRTEFLDIEGHGKFEAYANRDSLSYTSVYGLDDIPTMYRGTIRKVGFSRAWNAFVQLGMTDDTYTIEDSENMSYRDFTNLFLAYSPSDSVELKFRSYLKIDQDDIMWDKFLELDLFDPTKKVELKNATPAQILQKILSEKWTLEADDKDMIVMHHKFGYQYKEEKRQIESSMVIKGDDQTYTAMAKTVGLPVAMAAVRILNGEITTPGVQLPITKEVYEPILKELEDYGITFVEKKVPYLGYNPESVKG, from the coding sequence ATGAGAAAAATATTAATTATAGGTGCAGGTAGATCGAGCTCTTCTCTAATAAAATACTTACTAGATAAGTCATCAAACGAAAACTTACATATAACTATTGGTGATGTTTCTGTTGAAAACGCACAAGCAAAAATTAACAATCACCCAAACGCAACTGCTGTTCAATTAGATGTTTTTAATGAAGAGCAGCGTGTTGAAGCTATCCAAAACGCAGATATCGTGATATCGATGTTACCAGCTCGTTTTCATATTGAAGTTGCTAAAGATTGTGTTACCTATGGTAAACACATGGTAACTGCCTCTTATATTTCTAAGGAGATGCAAGCTTTAGATGAAGCTGCAAAAGAAAAAGGATTGGTATTCATGAACGAGATTGGTTTAGACCCAGGTATTGATCATATGAGTGCTATGCAAATTATTGATAGAATTCATGATCATGGTGCTAAAATGTTATTATTCGAATCTTTTTGTGGTGGTTTAGTAGCTCCAGAAAGTGATACCAATTTATGGAACTATAAGTTTACTTGGAATCCAAGAAATGTGGTTTTAGCAGGACAAGGTGGTGCTGCCATGTTTAGACAAGAAAACACATACAAATACATTCCATATCATAAATTATTTAGAAGAACTGAGTTTTTAGATATTGAAGGTCATGGAAAGTTTGAAGCATATGCAAACCGTGATTCTTTATCATATACAAGTGTTTATGGTTTAGATGATATTCCAACCATGTATCGTGGAACGATTAGAAAAGTTGGTTTTTCTAGAGCATGGAATGCTTTTGTTCAATTAGGAATGACCGATGATACTTATACGATTGAGGATTCTGAAAACATGAGCTATCGCGATTTCACCAATCTTTTCTTAGCCTATTCTCCATCTGATTCAGTAGAATTAAAGTTCCGTTCGTATTTAAAAATTGATCAGGATGATATTATGTGGGATAAGTTCTTAGAGTTAGATTTATTTGACCCAACTAAAAAAGTGGAATTAAAGAACGCTACTCCTGCTCAGATTTTACAGAAAATATTGTCTGAGAAATGGACATTAGAAGCTGATGATAAAGACATGATTGTAATGCATCACAAATTTGGTTACCAGTACAAAGAGGAAAAGCGCCAGATAGAAAGTAGTATGGTTATTAAAGGTGATGATCAAACCTATACTGCTATGGCAAAAACCGTTGGTTTACCTGTAGCAATGGCAGCTGTAAGAATTTTAAATGGTGAAATTACCACTCCAGGAGTGCAATTACCTATTACCAAAGAGGTATACGAGCCAATCTTAAAAGAATTAGAAGACTACGGAATTACTTTTGTAGAGAAAAAAGTTCCTTATTTAGGTTATAACCCAGAAAGTGTAAAAGGATAA